Below is a genomic region from Lonsdalea populi.
ACATGGTGAAATAGCTGACAGTCAGCAAAAGCAGCGATATCGCCAGTTTGCCGCTATGGGGATCGCCGTGCCTGAAGTCTACACTTCCGGCATTATTGAAAGCCTGGGCAGCGTTGAGCTTACTGCCTGGCAGGCGGCTTTCTGGCTGGCGCTTTCCCGTCTGTCGGCAAGCCATCTGCCTGAAGTGGTCGGGTTTCATTACGCTTACTACAGCCTCGGTTTTGATGATGCGCTGTTGGGACTGCCCGCGCCTGTCGCAAAAAAGCAGCTTGATACGTTGATGGCAACCTTTTTGCTCCACTGTCAGAAGGATGAACAGGGAGCGGCCAGCGAAAAACGTATGCTTGATGCTATAGCGCGGGCCGTGCAGTTGGAGATGGAAAACAGCGAAATGCTGCTGGCGCTGCAAATCCAGCTGGAACAGCGCACGCTAGATGACCGTATGGCGGAAATTGTGCGCCGCCATCTGCCGCTGGCGGGCAAGCAGCATCAGCGCATTCGTCTGGAAGAGCGCAGCCTCACTGAATGGTCCGGCGAAGAATCAGATATGCCTGAGTTTTTACGTGCCCTGCGCGCCTCGCCGTACCTGCGTCAGCCGCACTCCGGCGCTGGCGAATGCAGCTTTCAAAAGGCGATTCGTTTTGGCGGCTCGATGTTTGGTATTTTCAGCCCGCAGGAAGCGAAAATCATGGCCCGCTGGATTACCAGTACGCAGAGCGGGGACGACATTCGTCTCAGCTACTTCGCGGAAGCGGGCAGTGTGCAGGCCATGGCCTGGCGGCAACGCTGTCGGGATACCTCGCTGGCGCCGCATGTCGCTTGGCAGAGTGCGCAGCTGCCCGATCATCGGGAGTTATTCTATCGGCTGGTCAACATTGAGCATTTCGCCAGCAATCTATCGCTGCTAAAACAGCGGGTTGAGCAGACGCTGCAGCAGGCCGAAGCACTGTTTACCACCGGCAGTGGCGGGCGTTACACCGATGCCAGCTACTTCAGCTTCACTCCGGAAGCGCTGCTGGCCCGCATGGAAAAAATCTACTGGGAAAAACTGGTGCAGCCTTATGAGCGCCTGACGGAGATCCCCGACCGCGAGAGCGTGCTGTTTGGTCAGAAGCTGATGGCGCTGGGCAGCATGATCGACGGTGCTTGGGCGCACCGGTTTGGCGGTACCCTGCGCAATTACCGGCGGGCTGACGGCAAAATGCTGGCGATTTATGCCGACGAAATGGGGCTGGGCGATTATGAAAAAAATCACATCACGCTGATCCTGAGCGTCCTGAAAAGCATGGACATCAGCCTGCCGCATATCCGTGAAAAAGCTTTCCGCCAGCAGGCTGAGCTACCGGATCTCTACGATTTCTCCCTACATCAGCTGGCGATGTCGCAGTTTCCCGACACCTTTTATGAGGAGCTGCTTGGCTACAATCTGGGGATTGAAATGCTGGGACTGGGCGAAATGCGTATGCATGAAATCCAGAAACTACGCCGCTATGGTTTCGACACCATTTATGAAGAGGCGCATCTCACCATTGATAATTTTTCCGCCGGCCATTCCCGACAGGCCGTTGACCTGATTATTGATTATCTGGACGACTGCAAACCGGGCCTGAGCGAGGAAGAGCTTCAGCAGCGCTGGCGTCGCATCTGGCGCGGCTACGCTTCTTTTGCGCTCTATCTTGAAACCGAGTTGCCAACAGAGAGCGTTCCTGAAAACAGTGAGCACAGCGAACTGCTGATCTGATCTTCACACCAAAACCATTTTAACCGCCGTCCCGCAGCGCAGTGCCGCCGGGATCGGCACGGAAACAGGGTGGCGCAATGAGTAACGTATTCAGTCATGATAAGGCAATGTTAACGCTGCCTTTTTATCAGCCAGAGCATATTAAGCAGATCGCGGCGCTGGATAGCTGGTGCCAGCAGCAACAGTTTGCACAGCAAAAAAATGATGCAACCCCTGCTGCGCAGGGTAAACACCTGCTGCGGCTGCTGGGACAGGCAGGCTGGCTGGCGAACCTGGACGGGCTGCAACAGCACCCCCGCGCCGATGCCCGCAGCGCCTGCCTGTTTCGCCAGACGCTGGCCTACCACCACGACTTACTGGATTTCGCCTGGTCGATTCAAACCCTGAGCGGCAGCGTAATCCGCCGTTATGGCAACGATGCGCAGCGCCAGCATTACTTACCCCGGCTGGCCAGCGGCGAGTATGCGGGCGCATTCGCCCTGTCGGAACCGGAAGCGGGATCGGATGTTTCCGCCGTGGCGCTCAGCGCGCTACGTGATGGCGACCATTATCTGCTGAGCGGCGAGAAGGCCTGGATTGCGCAGGGCGACATAGCGGATTGCCTGATCGTCATTGCCCGCACGGGGGAGGGGCCAGGCCCGCTGGGGCTGAGCGCCTTTATCGTTGATGCGACGCTGGCGGGCATCAGCAGCAGCCCGCTGGATGCTCTTGCGCCGCGTTCCTGGGCACACCTGCACTTCGATCGGGTGCGGATACCGGCGGAAAACCTGCTGAGCAAACCAGGGCAGGGGTTCATCATCGCGCTGGATATTCTGGACCGCTTTCGAATGACGGTTGCCAGCGCGGCCATCGGTTTTGCCCGCCGCGCGGCGGATATCGCGCTGCGCCACGCTTCGCGCCGGAAAATCTATCAGGGACGGCTGATTGATCTACAGCTGGTGAAGGCTGCGCTGGCGAAAATGGAGATCACCCTGTCGGCCGCCACGCTGATGACCGCTCACGCCGCCTGGCAATTGGATCAGGGCGAGGCCAGTTTTGGCAAAAGTTCAGCGATGGCAAAACATTTCTCCACCGAGCAGGCCTGCCACATTGTTGATGATGCCCTGCAAATGCTGGGGGCGGCGGGCGTGGTGGCCGACAGCCAGATTGCGCGGCTCTATCGTCAGATCCGTCCGCTGCGCATTTATGAAGGAGCATCGGATGCGCTGCTGATGAATATCGCCTCGGCGCTGGACAGCCACCACCTTCAGCAGCGGGAGGATCTGCAATGAACCAAGCGACGCTTAATCCCCTGAGTGCGATCCAGCATGAAAACCCCTATGGCTGGTACGATTCGCTGCTGCGTGAACAGCCGTTTGGTTTTGATCCGGCGCTGAAGCTGTGGATCGCTGCGGATGCCGCTTCTGTCACGGCGGTCTTGGAGGCAGCGCAGCTTCAGGTTCGGCCCGTTCTGGAGCCGGTTCCGGCCGGTCTCGTCGGCACACCAGCGGGCGAGGTGTTCGGCAACCTGGTTCGCATGCGCGAAGGCGAGCATCATCAGCGGCTGAAAAGCATCATCATTCAGGCGATCGCCAGCGCGGATATGCAGCAGGTGCAGCAAAAGGCGTTTGCGATCGCATCCCATTGTCTGCAAAGGCATGACGAGATTAACGATCTGCTGTTTACCCTTCCGGCCACGGTGGTAGCGTCGCTGTGCGGCTTTACCGATGATGAGCTGCCGGAAATGACCGGGCTGATCGCCGAATTTGTGCTCTGTATTCCCGCTTCCGCCAGCGCGGAACAGCAGGCGCGGGCCAGCCTGGCGGCACAGCAGCTGCTTATGCGCTATAGCAGCCAGCTTGAACTCGTTAAAGAAGGATCATTGCTGGCCGCGCTGCTGCACGCGTCGGTAGCCGACGACTGGCCGCACCGGGCAGCGTTAATTGCCAACAGCATCGGTCTGCTGTCGCAAACTTATGACGCCACCGCAGGACTGATCGGCAACGCGTTGCTTGCGGCGCAGCGCTATCCGCAGGCGTTCAGCGAGTCGTCGCTGACCGACTTTGTGGAAGAGGTGGCGCGGTTTGATGCGCCCATCCAGAATACTCGCCGGTTTGCCGCCGCGCCCTTTCGCTGGCGCGATAAAGAGATTGCCGTCGGTGAGGTGGTGTTGCTGCTGCTGGCTGCCGCCAACCGCGATCCGCAGGCTAACCCGCAGGCGGACGAATTTATTCCTGGCCGTGCCAATCGCCGCTGCTTTACTTTCAGCCACGGACGCCACCGCTGTCCCGGCCAGCAGCTGGCGGTTGCCATCACCAACGGTTTTATCGACGCGCTGCGGCAACATAACGCGGCGGCTATTGAGACGTTGCGCTGCACCGGCTACCGGCCATCCGGCAACGCCCGCATCCCCGTACTGATCCTTTAACGGCTTACAAGGTTTATTTATGAACGTTGAAAAAGATTTGCCTCGTGCTTTTGTGCTGACCGGCGCATTTTGGGTAATTTGCCGCAATTCCCTTTACCTGCGTGAGCTGGCGGACCGGGGCATTACCATTCTGGTTGTCACTCCGGAGTCCTATCGCCAGGGAGCCGAGGCTGCCCGTGAAGACGGGCAAAGCGTTACCGCGTTGATTACCGATATTGCCTATGTGCAGGGCGCGCTGGACAGGGAAGCCTCTTTTAATCCGAGCGTCGTTGCCGCGCTGCAACAGTGGCAACAGCAATACCGCATCGTCGGCGCGTTCGCGGTAGGCGAAACTCTGGTGGAACCTACCGGGATTATAGCCGATGCGCTGGGCCTGCGTAGTCCCGGCCTGCGGGCAACCCGCGTGTGCCGCAGTAAATATCTGCAGCGTTTTTATCTCAGCTCGTTCAGCCCGTTGTCACGAGTGATTGCGCCGGAAAAACGCGAAGAGATCGATTGGCATACGCTGCCGTGGCCACTGATCGTAAAACCGGCGACGCGCCACTCCTCATCCGGGGTCATCTCTGTTGATAACGAACAGCAGGCGCAGGCGGCATTGGTGGGCTATCCGCCTTATGAAACTCTGCTGCTGGAACAGCGGGTGGAAGGGCAGGAGTATTCGGTAGAGTCGCTTGTGCAGGACGGCGAGATCATTTTCTCTTCCGTCACGCACAAAATGACCACTGACCAGCACAGCAATACCTTTGTAGAGCTGGCGCATACGGTGCCCGGTTCGGGGCCGGAAAATGCGTTATTACTGGAGGCGGCACAGCAGGTACTGCATGTGCTGGCGTTTTCTGACGGTATTGCCCATTCCGAATGGCGTCTGGGCTGCGATGGCAAACCTTACCTGATGGAGATTGCTGCCCGTACTCCGGGAGACGGCATTCTGCCGCTTTACCGGCTGGCATGTGGTGAGCCGCTGGAGTCAGCCATCATTAAAATTATGCTGGGTGAGAAAGCCAGCTACCCGACGCCGGGCCGCGTGGCGCGTCAGGTTTATCTGGAACACTCGCTGGGTGTGCTGAAAGATGTGCAGATGCGCTGGCCAGGCGTGCAGGTCAGCTGGATTGAGGATAACAAGGCCTGGCCGGAAATTCTGCCGGGCCAGCCGCAAGATGCACCCGCGTTACGCGCCGTTTTTGTCCATAAAAAACGCGGTGAGCTGCTCACCCCGCTGCTTTCTTCCGACGACCGTGCCGTCACCTTCTTTATTGATGCCAGCTATGAGGAAGATCTCGACCGGCTGGAGGCAGAAGTAAGAGCAACCATCACTGTAGACATTGAGGTACACCATGACTAACCCTTCCGCCACGCCCGGCGTGTGGGAAACCTTTGCGCAAAGCCCGCTGTCATCGAAGGTGATTCTGTTTGGCGTAATGGTTAACCGTCTTTCCGGCTTTTTACAGATTTTTATCGTGCTGTTTCTGATTTCGCTGGGGTACTCCCATCAGCAGACCATCATCGCGCTGTTTATTTACGGCACGGGTGCAGTGATTGGTGCGCTGATTGGCGGCAGCCTCAGCGAGCGACTGGGGACGCGCACCGCCAGTATGATCAGCATGGGGGCCACTGCGGTACTGACTGCGGCGCTGCTTTATCTGCCTAATTTTACTGCTATTTTAATGGTAGTGGCGCTGGCCAGTCTTTGTGCTCAGCTGTTCCGTCCGGCATCCTCGGCGCTGCTTTCTCAGCAGACGCCAGCGGAACGTCAGACGATGATTTTTGCCATCTACCGCTTGGGGTTGAATCTGGGAGCGACGGGCGCTCCGCTGATTGGCTACGCGCTTTACCACTGGGGCGGCGAAAGCTTTACCTGGCTGTTCTGGGGCGAGGCGATTATCGCCGGACTTTATGCGCTGCTGGCGATGTTGACGCTACCTGGAAAAACCCGCACATCTGGGCCTGCCTCGTCGCCTGCCGCACAGTGCGGCGGCTATCTCGAGGTACTGGCAGATCGTCGCTTCGTGCTCTTTTTGCTGGCCACCCTGTGCCATTCTGCGGTGTTTGTGCAGTACATCACCACGCTGCCGATGTATGTGGAAGACCAGAAAATCGGCCTGTTCTGGTACACGCTGGCGGTGTCGCTGAACGGGATTATTGTTATCTGCTTTGAATTGCTGATTACCAAAATCACCCAGAACCATGCCAGACGTAAAATGCTGGCGCTGGGGTTTGCGCTGATCGGCAGCGGCGTGGCTTTTTATGCCGTACCGATCGGTCCGGCCGCGCTGATCGTTGGCACGCTCATCTGGTCGGTTGGGGAAATCATCTCCGGCCCGGCGTTCTTTGCTTTCCCGGCCAATGCCGGACCGAAACATCTTAAGGCGCATTACCTGGGCAGTTTCCACTTTATGTTCAGCATGGGCATCGCGGTGGGCCCGGTGGTCGGCGGCTGGCTTTATCTGCAACTGGGCACCGCCATCTGGCCGGTTATTTCGCTCGGATCATTCTTCGCCGCAGTAGTTTGCGGATATTACGCTACGGAGACCTCCACCAACACGAGTCAACACAGCCTCCCTGAAGATATCGATGCAAGCAAAGCTACCGAATAATTATTTTTGACTCTGTATTAAGGAAAAGTATATGACCGGATCTCACAAAGATATACAGTCACATTTTAAATTGTTGGGAATTGGTGCGGGACCGGCCAATTTAAGCTTGGCCTCGCTGGTATATGGTAAGCAGGAAATTAATAATATTTTCCTCGACGGGAAATCCTCTTTTTCCTGGCATGACGACCAGATGATCGATGGAGCCACATTACAGGTTTCGCTGTTTAAAGATCTCAGTACACTAACCGACCCGACAAATGAATTTACCTTTCTGGCCTATTTGCATGATAAAGGCCGTATTTATCATTTCCTCAATGCCCAGTTTGATGAGATTCCTCGCCGGGAATTTCGCAATTATTTAGCCTGGGCCGCAGAGAAAAATGAGAACGTAGTGTTTGGCGAGAAGGTGCTCACTGTTGACTTCGACAACGTATTTAAAATTGTTACCGATAAAAGGGAGCTGACCGCTGACAACATTGCTATCGGCGTCGGCACGCAGCCGTGGGTGCCTGAGTTTGCCACGGCGCATCTCGGGCAGACGCAGTTTCATGTCAGCCAGTATATGCAGAGAAACAGCCGCGTGGCCGGAAAGCGGGTGACGATCATCGGCGGTGGGCAGTCGGGAGCCGAAGTTTTTCTGGATTTACTGTCAAAACCGGACGGCGAGAGGCCCGCTGGCATTCACTGGATTTCACGCCGGCGCAATTTTTTCCCCATTGATGATTCAACCTTCACCAATGATTTTTATATGCCGTGCTATTCAGACTATTTTAACAAGCTGCCGCTACATCTGCGTCAGAAGACCAACCGGGAAAATGTTCTGACCTCAGACGGTATTTCAGAATCCACGCTGCGCCAGATCTATCAGAAGCTTTACAGCCTGAACTTTATTACGCCGGGACAGATCAAGATTGCTCTGCAGACCAGCCGTTCGGTCAGCAATGTAAAACCTGGCGGCAATAATGACTGGCGAGTGGAATATTGCCACCTTGATTCATCGGGAATGGAGAGCCAGGAAGCGGACGTGGTGGTCTGGGCGACGGGCTATAGGGCCACTGAAAAGCATTTCCTCGGAGCACTGGGTGAGCGTATTCATCGCGAAAAAGAGGAATTTGTAGTGGACGAAGACTTTGCCGTGCAGTGGGACGGACCCGAAAAAAATAATATTTTTGTCCAGAATGCGGTGCGTGGACAGCGCGGCCTGCCGGATTTAAACCTCAGCCTGAACGCATGGCGGGCGCAACGCATTATGGGCCGCCTGTGCGGAGAATATCCTTCTCATCAACATCCTTCTTTTATCGACTGGGCGCCGCCAGCAGAAAACAGCATGCTGGAAAACCTAAGTATTGATTTTGACGAGAAAGAGTGGAAGAGGATATCTCACAGTGTGCTGAGCTAGACCGCCGCATTATTCCTGGAGCGTAACATCATGTTGAAATATGACATCGCAATTGTCGGTGGGGGAATCCTTGGGTCCACCATCGCCAGAGAGCTGATAAGTAATTATCCTGAATTAACTGTCGCGATTATTGATAAAAAAATTTCCGGTGCCGGGGCCTCTTTTTATTCTGCGGGCGTGCATTTTCCACGCGGCGGCAGTGAAAGAGTAAGAAAAATGTCGGCATACAGTCATGAGTATTATCAGCCATTAATTAAAGGCGGCGCACCGATATATCCTCTGATGATGGAGCTAATAACGGAAAGCCACAACCTCCCGCAGGTGGAAAAAAAATATTTGCCGCGCGTGGCTTTTCATCATGTAGAAAATTGCAGCAGCGATATGATCAATTTAAACGCGGCGGCAGGTGATGATTTGCGGGTGCTAAAAGGCAGCGGGGCGAATTACGCCAATGTCTTTGCGCTGGTTAATTATTATATGCAGCAACTGCGTGAAAAAATTGATTACCTCGAAGGAACGGAAGTGGAAGCGATTGAACGTGAAGGGCAAGACTACCGGCTTTCCTTGCGTTCCGGGGTGAATATACAGGCGCGTCAGGCCATCGTGGTGCCTGGCCCGTGGATTACTCACCCTCTGAGCCGTAAAGCCCTCTCCGCCAGCGGTCTGCGGGTCAAAAAGATTGTTGCAGCGCACATCAACGTCAAACCGGCAAAACAGGCACCGCTGGTCGTTTTTGACGAAGAAGACGCCTTTTTACTGCCCTGCCATCACCGTAAACAGTGGCTGTTCAGCTACACCTGCAAAGAGTGGGATGTGGACCCGGAAGCGATCCGACCGCTTACCCCCGCCGACCTTGCTGACGCGCGCGAAACCCTGGCGAAATACGCTCCGGCGCTGGCCGACCAGATTCACGATGGCCGCGTATTTTGCGACGCCTATAGTCCCGGCAGTGAACCGACGGTTATCCGGGCAAAGGACGGCGTGATCTATGCCGCAGGCTGCAACGGGTCCGGCTACCGCTTGGCACCGGCTATCGCCGTTGAAGTCATTCAATTAATTCCACACCTGTCAGGACTGGAGAACAAAACATGGTGATTCATCATTTAGAAAACGCAGAGATGGCCCGCATGTTTGATATTGATATCAGTCATCTGGACGGACTGGATTTCCCTGCTGGCTGGGGCAGGGTTGCGCCCGGCGAGCGCTCTGCCAGCCATCAGCACGACGAGACCGAGATGTTCGTTATCGTCAGCGGCGAAGGCACTCTGCTGGTTGACGGCCATACTTACGCAGTAAAAGCCGGAAGCGTGGCACAGTTTATGCCGTTTGAATCCCATGTTTTGGAAAACAACGGCGAGACAGAGCTGATTTTCTTTTTGCAATATCGCCGTGATGCCGCCAGCGCGGCACATTCCGCCGCTTCACACGATCGCCAGAACCCTGCGCGCCCGCAGTTTGTTTTCTCGACGCCGCCGACGCCGAACGGCGATTTGCATCTGGGGCATCTCTCCGGCCCTTATCTGGGCGCGGACGCCTATGTGCGCTACCAGCGGCTGCTGGGCAATCCGGCCTGGCACATGACCGGTTCCGATGATTTTCAGAGCTACGTGATGGCGCTGGCCGGCCGCGAAGGCTCAACCCCGGCGGAGGTGGCGCGTTATTACTCCCAGGAGATCCGCCAGACCCTGAGCATGATGGATATTGAACTGGATCACTATACGGTGACCAACAATGCAGAAGGCTATGCCGAAGGCGCGCAGCGTTTCTTCACTCGGCTGGTGGAAAGTGGTCAGGTGCAGATGCGCGAGGCGCATGCGCTGTGCGACAGGGACAGCGGCCACTATCTGTATGAAGTGGATGTTGCCGGAGCCTGTCCGGGTTGTGGCAACGCCACCAACGGCAATATCTGCGAGGAGTGCGGCGAGCCTAACGTGGTAACCGATCTTGGTGCGCCAATCACTAAGGCCAGTCAGCTTGCGCCGCAAAAGACTAATGTTAAGCGCTATATGCTGCCGCTGCATCAGTTTGCCCACACGGTCAGAGAACACCACAAAGTTGGCCGCGTACCGGCCAGAATGCGCGAGCTGGCTCAGCGAGTGTTCAGTCGGGCATCGCTGGACGTGCCGGTTTCCCATCCGTCGGACTGGGGGATTGCCCCTGCCGAAGCCGAAGGTGAAGGCCAGGTTATCTGGGTGTGGCCGGAAATGAGCTACGGTTTTCTCTGGAACATTGAACAGCTGGGGAAAAAAGTTAACCAGCCGTGGAAAGCGGACCAGCCGGATGCCAGCTGGAAAATCGTTCACTTTTTTGGCTATGACAACAGCTTCTATCACAGCATTCTTTACCCGGTGCTCTACCGGCTGGCTTACCCGGACTGGCAGCCGGATATTGATTATCACCACAACGAATTTTACCTGCTTGACGGTAAAAAATTCTCTACCAGCCGCCGCCACGCGGTCTGGGGCAAAGAGATCCTCACTCCGGAAAGCGTCGATGCGGTACGCTTTTACCTGAGCCTGACCCGCCCGGAGCAGGAACGCACTAATTTCCAGCTGTCGGCATACCAGGCGGAGCTGCGCCAGACCTTAATCGGCGAATGGCAGGGCTGGCTGCACGATCTTGGTCAGCGCACCGCCCGCCTTTTTGCTGGTCAGGCACCGGATGCCGGGATCTGGACCAAAGAGCAGGTTGCCTTTTGGGCGCAGCTTAACGGCCATCTGCAACGGATGAACGACGCCCTGAACAGCGATGGCTTCTCATTGCGCCGAGCAGCACAGCAACTGAAAACGCTGGTGCAGGAGACCCTGATCTTCTCGCAATCCCAGCAGCGGCTGGCGGCGGTTCCGGACTGGAAGGATGAGTACCGCACCTCGCTGGCTCTGGAGCTGGCGGCGGCGCAGCTGCTTTCACGCATTGCCCGGCCGCTGATGCCACGCTTTGCCGATCGTCTGGCAGCGGCGCTGGGCAATACGGCGGCGGATACCTGGCCGCAGCAGGCGGAGATCGTTACGCCGGGCAACGCCATTACCCTGCATCAGGTCAGTTTCTTTAGCGATGCTAAAGCGCAGCAAAAAACGCCGCACTGGGACTGGCTAAACGAGAAATTAGCCACGCTGCTGCCTGACGTCACCGCGCAACCGGCGCAACGACTGTCGGAGCTGGGGGCCACCTCGCTGATGGCGGTGACGCTGCAATATTATCTGCTGAACGAAATGCAGGCGGATATTCCGCTGGAATTCGTGCTTAACCAGCCGCTGGGCAAAGTGGCTGACGAGGCGGTGCGGCAGCAGAGCAGCGCCGCGAAGGGAGCGACCGTATGACCCCCGCAGCACTGCTAAAGCAGGTTGAGCAAGCGGGACTGAAGATCAGCCTGCTGGACGATAATCTGAAACTGGAAGGCGCCACGCAAAATATCGTGCCATCGCTGGTGGCGGCGCTGCGCGAAAATAAGGCGGCGCTGCTGAGCTGGCTGCAACAGCGGGCGGCCAGCTTTCCACTGACGCCGCTACAGCAGGCCTATTACCGTGGACGTTCGCCGCTGTTTGATGGCGGCGGCGTAGCGAATCAGGTTTATCACGAAATTGAAGGGTGTTGGGAGGTGGCGCGGCTGGAACAGGCGCTACAGCAAGTGGTGGCGGCACATCCGGCGCTACGCCTGCGCATTGTGGAGGATAATGCGCAATTTATCAGTGAGGATGCACCCGTCATCACCCGTCACGATCTGCGTGGGCTGTCAGAGGAAGAGCAGCAGCAGGCGCGGGCACGGCTGCGCGAGGCGAAATCTCATCTGATGCTGTCACCGGAAGAGGCGCTGTTACAGGTAGATGTCGCGCTGCTGACCGATGAGCAAATGGTGTTGTACATCAACCACGACGGCATGATTGTAGACGGCATCAGCATGTTTTTACTGTTTCATCACTGGCATCGTCATTACCAGGGTGAGGCGGACAGCGCTAGTTATCTCGCATTCAACCGCCATATCGAGGCGCTGCAGAATGAACGCGGCAATGCTGCCTGGCAGCGTTCGCGGGATTACTGGCTGGCCCGTATTCCCACGCTGCCCGCGGCGCCAGACCTGCCGCAAGCCGCGAAGGCAAGCAGCCAGACGGCACGTTTCAGCCAGCGAGTAGTGGCGCTGGAAGCCCGTGTCTGGCAGCAGCTACAGGCACAAATCCGCGCGCAGCAGCTGACGCCCGCCACGGTGCTGATGGCCGCCTGGGCCGAGACGCTGCACTACTGGGGAGCCGGAGATCACTTTACCCTGAATGTCACCATTTCGGAGCGCCGTCCGATCCATCCACAGGCTTTCCGTACCATCGGGCCGTTCTCCGCGCCGCTGTTGATAGAGGTGATGCGTGATACGCAGTTGACTTTCTCGGAGCGGGCCAGCGCGCTGCAACGCCGTCTGCATCAGGATGTCGATCATCGTCATTTTTCCGGCATTGAGGTGATGCAAGAGCTGGCTCGTGAGCGTGGGCTGGCAGTTGCCCGTATGCCTTATACCTTTAACTGCACGCTGGGTGCGTTGGAAGAGGTCAACGGCGATGCTCTGCAGCTGTTTGGTGAAGAAGTGTTCACTGTCAGCCAGACGCCGCAGGTCTTGCTGGACGTCTTCGTTTTTGAACAGTACGGCGCGCTGGTCATCCGGCTGGATGGCGTCGATGCAAGTTTTCCGGAAGGGTTCCTTGCGGCGATGGCGGCGGGCTATCAGCGGATGCTCGATCTGCTTTGCCAGGCGAAAAGCTGGCAACAGTCGTGGTTTGATTTGCTGCCGGGCGAGCAGCGCCAGCGCCGCGAAGCGGTCAACGCGACAGAGGTGCCGGTGACGCCGCGCCTATTGGGGGACGATTTTGTCGTCCGTGCAAGGCAGCAGCCCGCCGCGCCAGCGCTTTGTACGCTGGGCTGCCAGCTGAGCTATGGCGAACT
It encodes:
- a CDS encoding lysine N(6)-hydroxylase/L-ornithine N(5)-oxygenase family protein, which produces MTGSHKDIQSHFKLLGIGAGPANLSLASLVYGKQEINNIFLDGKSSFSWHDDQMIDGATLQVSLFKDLSTLTDPTNEFTFLAYLHDKGRIYHFLNAQFDEIPRREFRNYLAWAAEKNENVVFGEKVLTVDFDNVFKIVTDKRELTADNIAIGVGTQPWVPEFATAHLGQTQFHVSQYMQRNSRVAGKRVTIIGGGQSGAEVFLDLLSKPDGERPAGIHWISRRRNFFPIDDSTFTNDFYMPCYSDYFNKLPLHLRQKTNRENVLTSDGISESTLRQIYQKLYSLNFITPGQIKIALQTSRSVSNVKPGGNNDWRVEYCHLDSSGMESQEADVVVWATGYRATEKHFLGALGERIHREKEEFVVDEDFAVQWDGPEKNNIFVQNAVRGQRGLPDLNLSLNAWRAQRIMGRLCGEYPSHQHPSFIDWAPPAENSMLENLSIDFDEKEWKRISHSVLS
- a CDS encoding class I tRNA ligase family protein, giving the protein MVIHHLENAEMARMFDIDISHLDGLDFPAGWGRVAPGERSASHQHDETEMFVIVSGEGTLLVDGHTYAVKAGSVAQFMPFESHVLENNGETELIFFLQYRRDAASAAHSAASHDRQNPARPQFVFSTPPTPNGDLHLGHLSGPYLGADAYVRYQRLLGNPAWHMTGSDDFQSYVMALAGREGSTPAEVARYYSQEIRQTLSMMDIELDHYTVTNNAEGYAEGAQRFFTRLVESGQVQMREAHALCDRDSGHYLYEVDVAGACPGCGNATNGNICEECGEPNVVTDLGAPITKASQLAPQKTNVKRYMLPLHQFAHTVREHHKVGRVPARMRELAQRVFSRASLDVPVSHPSDWGIAPAEAEGEGQVIWVWPEMSYGFLWNIEQLGKKVNQPWKADQPDASWKIVHFFGYDNSFYHSILYPVLYRLAYPDWQPDIDYHHNEFYLLDGKKFSTSRRHAVWGKEILTPESVDAVRFYLSLTRPEQERTNFQLSAYQAELRQTLIGEWQGWLHDLGQRTARLFAGQAPDAGIWTKEQVAFWAQLNGHLQRMNDALNSDGFSLRRAAQQLKTLVQETLIFSQSQQRLAAVPDWKDEYRTSLALELAAAQLLSRIARPLMPRFADRLAAALGNTAADTWPQQAEIVTPGNAITLHQVSFFSDAKAQQKTPHWDWLNEKLATLLPDVTAQPAQRLSELGATSLMAVTLQYYLLNEMQADIPLEFVLNQPLGKVADEAVRQQSSAAKGATV
- a CDS encoding NAD(P)/FAD-dependent oxidoreductase; the encoded protein is MLKYDIAIVGGGILGSTIARELISNYPELTVAIIDKKISGAGASFYSAGVHFPRGGSERVRKMSAYSHEYYQPLIKGGAPIYPLMMELITESHNLPQVEKKYLPRVAFHHVENCSSDMINLNAAAGDDLRVLKGSGANYANVFALVNYYMQQLREKIDYLEGTEVEAIEREGQDYRLSLRSGVNIQARQAIVVPGPWITHPLSRKALSASGLRVKKIVAAHINVKPAKQAPLVVFDEEDAFLLPCHHRKQWLFSYTCKEWDVDPEAIRPLTPADLADARETLAKYAPALADQIHDGRVFCDAYSPGSEPTVIRAKDGVIYAAGCNGSGYRLAPAIAVEVIQLIPHLSGLENKTW